Proteins co-encoded in one Streptococcus ruminicola genomic window:
- the essA gene encoding type VII secretion protein EssA → MGIYILCLLLSTHIVFAENGNLNLNTDSISNTKQKSAGNSIEELYAPNLFLNRTQEVVDKEHQKEKKMLTTANHSVFKKDNKKTIYYRLDTEKVTSKQFVNYHVDESYKVAKENQSQKKSYLNSIAVFCFFILMTGLGIYLGRKRHGIRQH, encoded by the coding sequence ATGGGGATTTATATTTTGTGTTTATTATTAAGCACACACATCGTTTTTGCAGAAAACGGCAATCTAAATTTAAATACGGACTCTATTTCTAACACGAAACAGAAGTCAGCAGGTAATAGCATTGAGGAGCTTTATGCGCCGAATCTTTTCTTAAATCGCACACAAGAAGTTGTTGATAAGGAACATCAAAAAGAAAAGAAGATGCTAACAACTGCAAATCATTCTGTTTTTAAGAAGGATAATAAAAAGACAATTTATTATCGCTTAGATACTGAGAAGGTGACGTCAAAGCAATTTGTTAATTATCATGTTGATGAGAGTTATAAAGTTGCTAAAGAGAACCAATCTCAGAAGAAATCGTATTTGAATTCGATTGCTGTTTTTTGCTTTTTTATTTTGATGACAGGATTGGGAATTTATTTGGGAAGGAAACGTCATGGCATTCGACAACATTGA
- a CDS encoding PadR family transcriptional regulator — protein sequence MYFPTSATVIEFLILAIVDKEDSYGYAISHTIKKVANIKESTLYPILKKLEKAGYLNTYQQEYQGRKRKYYTTTESGKQQLTFLKGEWQLYTTKIDDIVEGRLEDDEK from the coding sequence ATGTATTTTCCAACTTCTGCGACGGTTATTGAATTTCTTATCCTAGCGATTGTTGATAAAGAAGATTCTTACGGTTACGCTATTAGTCACACTATCAAAAAGGTAGCTAACATCAAAGAATCAACACTTTATCCCATCTTAAAGAAACTCGAAAAAGCAGGTTATTTAAACACCTACCAACAAGAATACCAAGGTCGCAAACGTAAATATTACACCACTACAGAAAGCGGTAAACAGCAGCTCACCTTTCTAAAGGGTGAGTGGCAATTGTACACCACTAAAATCGATGACATTGTCGAAGGGAGATTAGAGGATGACGAAAAGTGA
- the essC gene encoding type VII secretion protein EssC codes for MNQNDNVTYYHHLGDYLGDDNQSQAFLLSLSDKLLYMRFSETTPLDFDGSRYSLGDGEIFRNGQKIANQKVLGDTEDYYFLKPETDIFTLYLYPPHENFVLSSSDTADIHLDSETVVLFSKEKVYIESLGTSLVYLNGKRVRDNISQSFNVGDSVYIEDYLIECRHHQWKITRFWNKPELTQMEKFLFQAPMSEFPSDFPDYHRSPRIVPTIYSDAIVIDSPMEASSMGRNSLLRAIVPPLGMFGITALTSLVSRRNPWMMLGMGGFSLLTAGMTLTQYFQDKKYYKKQELIRVEDYDRYLLKQISTLSHYHNEEKEILDYNQPDMDTLAKMVFDYDSRIYERMNYNADFLQVSLGTGDIDTKLKLQTSFKEQSKDKQAIFAKKTVEKYRKQHQVPITLSLSQATVGIIGTYDTTYPAISNLLMQLAVFHSYQDINFVILVPEESYQANWYQWRFLPHFKLQERNVRGIVHDARSRDAVLNALYQIIQKRMQLKREMGSKDVRFAPHYVVTIFDDSYLVGHSLNEYLAEDLTELGITVIWIKEAQRFLPETVTTLVEYQNQNVGQIINDNGEYLAQRFTPYPESKNYEAIARTLANLHHVEVEKNSIPKSVTFLELYKVEKVEDLQLAERWAKADTSKTLAVPLGLRGRDDIVELNLHERAHGPHGLVAGTTGSGKSEILQSYMLSLAVNFGPEDVGFLPIDFKGGGMANLFKGLPHLMGVITNLDGAASARALASIKAELQKRQRLFEAFGVNHINGYTKLYKQGKTATDGGKYPTKPLPHLFLISDEFAELKANEPEFMSELVSAARIGRSLGVHLILATQKPSGVVDDQIWSNSRFKLALKVSDKSDSNEIIKTPDAASIVEPGRAYLQVGNNEIYELFQSAWSGASYQPNKSEKQEEVDDRIWLINDLGQYELLTEDLSLEEDLNVQTEKTQTELEALVDYISVYSQTAGVRIPDKPWLPPLETKIVSPVLEMSWSEEKCLAVPFAMMDVPSEQAKRNYNFDVEELSHTVIYGSPGFGKSVALQTLVMNFARLNTPEQVQFNLFDFGTNGLLPLKDLPHVADLTRLDEEEKLLKFLKRIDNELKKRKDLFAEYSVASLSQYEQKTGEKLPVILTVMDGFDAIKDSPKEEVIEACMNRILREGSSLGCYLIVTALRANSLKISMSSNVSTKMALFLVEDHAVKDVIGRNALIPQEIFGRAQVNDDKPYEIQIYLPSEGDEDIERLRHLEEEVAEMDKAWTGQRPKAIPMLPNDISLSDFYGNAYTMTMINHLQVPLAFDKETTNVIGFVPEKHGYFVIMDDTPTQTRLFETIILKNMAYFKGHAQRIVFDPDQRFEGVVDSFDLIASEENYSTVMNDLLGEMASRSPEVVNQPIFVYVPEAHAINDKLILSNSALDTILKKAAKVNIYFIFQGHQKTIETRFDEFNKRLRSNIPAGMFGTRFADQNIIKGRTRYGEPLLESDEAQFFEGREVSRVKIPKG; via the coding sequence ATGAATCAAAATGATAATGTAACTTATTACCACCACCTTGGTGACTATTTGGGAGATGACAATCAATCACAAGCTTTTTTGTTAAGTTTGTCTGATAAATTATTGTACATGCGTTTTTCGGAAACAACTCCTTTGGATTTTGATGGTAGTCGCTATAGTTTAGGTGATGGTGAGATTTTTAGAAATGGTCAAAAGATAGCTAATCAGAAAGTTCTTGGAGACACAGAAGATTATTATTTTTTGAAACCTGAAACAGATATTTTTACGCTTTACTTGTATCCGCCACATGAAAACTTTGTCTTGTCGTCATCTGATACGGCAGATATTCATTTGGATAGCGAGACCGTTGTCTTATTTTCTAAAGAAAAGGTTTATATTGAGTCTTTAGGAACTTCGTTAGTTTATCTTAATGGCAAGCGTGTCCGTGATAATATTTCACAATCATTTAATGTGGGTGATTCTGTTTATATTGAGGACTATTTGATTGAATGTCGTCATCACCAATGGAAGATAACACGTTTTTGGAACAAGCCAGAACTGACACAAATGGAAAAATTCTTGTTTCAAGCACCGATGAGTGAATTTCCAAGTGATTTTCCAGATTATCACAGAAGCCCTCGTATTGTACCAACCATTTATAGTGATGCGATTGTCATTGACAGTCCTATGGAAGCCAGTTCAATGGGACGTAATTCTCTACTTCGCGCGATTGTTCCGCCACTTGGGATGTTTGGGATTACTGCTTTGACAAGTCTTGTCAGTCGTAGAAATCCTTGGATGATGCTTGGTATGGGCGGCTTTAGTTTGCTCACTGCTGGGATGACGTTGACACAATATTTCCAAGACAAGAAATATTATAAAAAGCAAGAACTAATTCGTGTTGAAGATTATGACCGCTATCTCTTAAAACAAATCTCAACATTAAGTCATTATCACAATGAAGAAAAAGAAATTTTAGACTATAACCAACCAGATATGGACACTTTAGCTAAGATGGTTTTTGATTATGATTCTCGTATTTACGAACGAATGAATTATAATGCTGACTTTTTACAAGTGTCTTTAGGGACTGGTGATATTGATACGAAGTTGAAACTTCAAACCTCTTTTAAGGAGCAAAGTAAGGATAAACAAGCTATTTTTGCTAAAAAGACGGTTGAAAAGTATCGTAAACAACATCAGGTGCCGATTACTTTGTCTCTTAGCCAAGCGACTGTTGGTATCATTGGAACCTATGATACAACTTATCCAGCAATCTCTAATCTTTTGATGCAACTGGCGGTTTTTCATAGTTATCAAGATATTAATTTTGTAATTTTAGTACCTGAGGAGTCTTATCAAGCAAATTGGTATCAATGGCGTTTCTTACCGCATTTCAAACTTCAGGAACGTAATGTTCGTGGCATTGTTCATGATGCGCGTAGCCGAGATGCTGTTTTAAATGCTCTTTATCAAATTATTCAAAAACGCATGCAACTTAAGCGAGAAATGGGAAGTAAAGATGTTCGCTTTGCACCTCATTATGTAGTGACTATCTTTGATGATTCTTACTTGGTTGGACATAGTCTAAATGAATATTTAGCTGAAGATTTGACAGAATTAGGAATTACAGTGATTTGGATTAAGGAAGCACAGCGTTTCTTGCCAGAAACTGTGACAACTTTGGTGGAATACCAAAACCAAAATGTGGGGCAAATTATCAATGATAATGGAGAATATCTAGCACAACGTTTCACACCATATCCAGAAAGTAAAAATTACGAAGCGATTGCTAGAACCTTGGCAAATTTGCATCACGTGGAAGTCGAGAAGAATTCGATTCCTAAATCAGTTACTTTCTTGGAACTTTATAAGGTTGAAAAAGTTGAAGATTTGCAGTTAGCTGAGCGATGGGCTAAGGCAGATACATCGAAAACTTTAGCGGTTCCTTTGGGACTTCGAGGACGTGATGACATTGTTGAGTTGAATTTGCACGAACGTGCTCACGGTCCTCACGGTTTAGTTGCAGGGACAACTGGTTCAGGGAAATCTGAAATCTTGCAATCTTATATGCTATCTTTGGCTGTTAATTTTGGTCCAGAAGATGTTGGTTTCTTGCCGATTGACTTTAAAGGTGGGGGAATGGCTAATCTCTTTAAAGGTCTTCCGCACCTTATGGGAGTTATTACGAACTTGGATGGTGCAGCCAGTGCGCGTGCGCTAGCTTCTATTAAAGCAGAACTTCAAAAACGTCAACGTCTGTTTGAGGCTTTTGGAGTCAATCATATTAATGGTTATACGAAGCTTTATAAGCAAGGGAAAACAGCCACAGATGGTGGCAAATATCCCACAAAACCATTACCACATTTATTCTTGATTAGTGATGAATTTGCAGAGCTGAAGGCTAATGAACCTGAGTTTATGTCAGAGTTGGTTTCTGCTGCTCGTATTGGTCGTTCACTTGGGGTTCATTTGATTTTGGCAACGCAAAAACCATCAGGAGTTGTTGATGACCAAATCTGGTCAAACTCACGCTTCAAATTGGCTTTGAAAGTATCAGATAAGTCAGATTCAAATGAAATCATAAAAACACCTGATGCTGCTAGTATCGTAGAACCTGGACGTGCTTACCTACAAGTCGGGAATAATGAAATTTATGAACTCTTCCAATCTGCTTGGAGTGGAGCAAGTTACCAACCAAACAAATCAGAGAAGCAAGAGGAAGTCGATGATCGTATTTGGTTGATTAATGATTTGGGGCAATACGAACTTTTGACAGAAGACCTTTCTTTGGAAGAAGACTTGAATGTTCAAACAGAGAAGACTCAGACAGAGCTAGAAGCTTTGGTGGATTATATTTCAGTCTATTCGCAAACAGCAGGAGTGAGAATTCCTGATAAACCTTGGTTGCCACCGTTAGAAACTAAGATTGTTTCTCCAGTTTTAGAGATGTCTTGGTCTGAGGAAAAATGTTTGGCTGTGCCATTTGCCATGATGGATGTACCGTCTGAACAAGCTAAGCGTAATTATAATTTTGATGTGGAAGAGTTGAGTCACACTGTTATTTATGGTTCACCAGGTTTTGGTAAATCTGTTGCTTTGCAGACTTTAGTAATGAATTTTGCCCGTCTCAATACGCCTGAACAAGTCCAGTTTAACTTATTTGACTTTGGAACAAATGGGCTTTTACCATTGAAAGATTTGCCTCATGTTGCTGATTTGACACGTCTGGATGAGGAAGAAAAACTTCTAAAATTCTTAAAACGTATTGATAATGAATTGAAAAAACGTAAAGACTTATTTGCTGAATATAGTGTTGCAAGTCTTTCTCAATATGAGCAAAAAACTGGTGAAAAACTTCCTGTTATTCTTACTGTAATGGATGGTTTTGACGCGATTAAGGATAGTCCAAAAGAGGAGGTTATCGAAGCATGCATGAATCGTATTTTACGAGAAGGTTCAAGCTTGGGTTGCTATCTGATTGTGACAGCTTTGCGAGCTAATAGCTTGAAGATTAGCATGTCAAGTAACGTTTCAACTAAGATGGCTTTATTCTTGGTTGAAGACCATGCGGTTAAGGATGTTATTGGACGTAATGCCTTGATTCCACAAGAAATCTTTGGACGTGCTCAGGTGAACGATGATAAGCCATACGAGATCCAAATCTATCTTCCAAGTGAAGGTGATGAAGATATTGAGCGTTTGCGTCACTTAGAAGAAGAGGTGGCTGAAATGGATAAAGCTTGGACTGGACAACGTCCAAAAGCTATTCCAATGCTTCCAAATGACATTAGCCTTTCTGACTTCTATGGCAATGCTTATACGATGACAATGATAAATCATTTGCAAGTACCGCTTGCCTTTGATAAGGAAACAACAAATGTTATCGGTTTTGTGCCTGAAAAACATGGTTATTTTGTTATTATGGATGACACCCCAACGCAAACACGTTTGTTTGAAACAATTATTCTTAAGAATATGGCTTATTTTAAAGGACACGCGCAGCGCATCGTCTTTGATCCAGACCAACGTTTTGAAGGGGTTGTTGATAGTTTTGATTTGATAGCGTCTGAAGAAAATTACAGTACGGTTATGAATGATTTGCTTGGAGAAATGGCTTCGCGTTCGCCAGAAGTTGTTAATCAACCAATTTTCGTCTATGTACCAGAGGCCCATGCTATCAATGATAAATTAATATTGTCTAACAGTGCCTTGGATACTATCTTGAAAAAAGCAGCTAAAGTTAATATCTATTTTATTTTCCAAGGGCATCAAAAAACGATTGAAACGCGCTTTGATGAATTTAACAAACGCTTGAGATCAAATATTCCAGCTGGAATGTTTGGTACGCGATTTGCAGATCAAAACATTATTAAAGGTCGAACACGTTACGGAGAACCTCTATTAGAATCAGATGAAGCGCAGTTCTTTGAAGGTAGAGAAGTTTCTCGCGTTAAAATACCTAAGGGATAG
- the essB gene encoding type VII secretion protein EssB, producing MIFEDNHLKLVENDNQLLVTVQPSDYDRKSQEFIKEYVKAQVSLTENGELVLAYELPAFSESLATCIAKATTDLERYSLAQKVATLTVKPNDFNVVYLHPQNIYVSGNDVRLIHYGVSHILAPQVFNQERYLKVYKALVASILLPKVDFELAVEGLDAVRESIAEKINAFHSIAEINQFISEECHRLEQKNKESKVQVNKKQWRALVVGAIVLAVTTLTLGFFTYKSYSRDLPLKNAVIDAQAAFMSTDYDKAIDILEPYGINRLPKSAKYVLATSFVKLDNLNSEQMEAVLNTITQSSDETILNYWIYLGRGDLEKALDVAQNIGDTQLILHAYTNLYEKVKADTKMSGSDKQKKLNEYEKEISKLSKELGETSGSQSNGD from the coding sequence ATGATATTTGAGGATAACCATTTAAAACTTGTAGAAAATGACAATCAGTTATTAGTGACTGTGCAGCCAAGTGATTATGATCGAAAGAGTCAAGAATTTATTAAAGAATACGTTAAGGCGCAAGTATCATTGACTGAAAATGGGGAGTTGGTCTTAGCATATGAGTTGCCAGCTTTTTCAGAGAGTTTAGCAACTTGCATTGCTAAGGCAACGACAGATTTGGAGCGTTATTCTTTAGCTCAAAAAGTGGCGACACTGACTGTCAAACCAAATGACTTTAATGTTGTTTACCTTCATCCGCAAAATATTTATGTTTCAGGTAATGATGTTCGTTTGATTCACTATGGGGTCAGTCATATTTTAGCGCCTCAAGTGTTTAATCAAGAACGATACTTAAAGGTTTATAAAGCTTTAGTGGCTTCTATTTTGTTGCCCAAGGTCGATTTTGAATTAGCGGTTGAAGGACTCGATGCGGTTCGTGAGTCAATTGCTGAAAAAATCAATGCCTTTCATTCGATTGCTGAAATTAATCAATTTATCAGTGAAGAATGTCATCGTTTAGAGCAAAAAAATAAAGAAAGTAAGGTCCAAGTTAATAAAAAACAATGGCGTGCGTTAGTTGTCGGAGCAATTGTTCTAGCAGTAACAACATTGACTTTAGGATTCTTTACTTATAAGTCATATTCGAGAGATTTACCGCTGAAAAATGCTGTGATTGATGCGCAAGCTGCTTTTATGTCAACTGATTATGACAAGGCTATTGATATCTTAGAACCTTACGGTATTAATCGTCTGCCGAAATCGGCCAAGTATGTTTTGGCAACTAGTTTTGTAAAATTAGATAATCTTAATTCTGAGCAAATGGAAGCTGTTTTAAATACGATTACTCAGTCTTCAGATGAAACTATTTTGAATTACTGGATTTATTTAGGACGTGGTGACTTGGAAAAAGCACTTGATGTGGCTCAAAATATCGGCGACACTCAGTTGATTTTACACGCTTATACGAATTTATATGAAAAAGTGAAAGCTGATACGAAAATGAGTGGTTCTGATAAGCAAAAGAAACTCAACGAATACGAGAAAGAAATTAGTAAGCTTTCTAAAGAACTTGGAGAAACATCAGGTTCACAATCTAATGGGGATTAA
- a CDS encoding DUF4097 family beta strand repeat-containing protein, with translation MKKWTKIVLGIGIGASLAGAGLAGVGLATGGLTKLNQKYEVKAKIKHHKATLETFDKIDINATAFDVTIAKENIDKPFISYSDSKKLPVSYQVTKDGTLAVKQTGSWNGNHRSSINLISLADLINLAKTGTVTNKHTIIISVPENTDIQSIKTNLKVGDLQVKNIHADYANIELNAGDLDFTNCAFKSGKSTLSVGDAYFQDSDFTNFSLTTNTGDIDIENGKLTDSSINLSIGDFSANAISFEGINNLSNSTGDIDITLADKNLTVQSSHSMGDSDISSSLIPSTKNILKVDGNTGDITIN, from the coding sequence ATGAAAAAGTGGACAAAAATTGTTTTAGGTATCGGGATTGGAGCTAGTTTAGCAGGAGCCGGGCTAGCTGGCGTCGGCTTAGCAACTGGAGGTTTAACAAAACTCAACCAAAAATACGAAGTGAAAGCTAAAATCAAACACCACAAAGCAACCCTTGAAACATTTGATAAAATTGATATCAATGCAACAGCTTTTGATGTCACAATCGCAAAAGAAAACATTGACAAGCCTTTTATCTCCTACTCTGACAGTAAAAAACTTCCTGTTTCTTACCAAGTCACTAAAGATGGGACATTAGCTGTTAAACAAACAGGCAGCTGGAATGGTAACCACAGATCTTCCATTAACCTTATCAGTTTAGCTGACCTTATTAACCTAGCGAAAACTGGGACAGTAACCAATAAACATACCATTATTATCTCTGTTCCTGAAAATACAGACATTCAGTCCATCAAAACTAACCTAAAAGTTGGTGACCTCCAAGTAAAAAATATCCATGCTGATTACGCTAATATCGAACTCAATGCTGGAGATTTGGATTTTACCAATTGTGCCTTTAAATCAGGAAAAAGTACACTCTCTGTCGGGGACGCTTACTTCCAAGATTCTGATTTTACCAACTTCTCTCTAACAACCAACACGGGTGATATTGATATTGAAAATGGTAAATTAACCGACTCAAGTATTAACCTTTCAATCGGAGATTTTTCAGCCAATGCTATTTCATTTGAAGGTATAAATAACTTATCTAATTCAACCGGCGACATCGACATCACTTTAGCTGATAAAAACCTTACTGTACAATCAAGCCATAGTATGGGAGACAGTGATATCTCAAGTTCCCTAATTCCTTCAACCAAAAACATCCTAAAAGTTGACGGTAATACCGGTGACATTACTATTAATTAA
- a CDS encoding WXG100 family type VII secretion target — protein MAAISVTPEQLKEQAQVYTRSKEQIEQAIQSVNSMNSQIAEEWKGQAFNAYLEQYNQLYTQVQKFKELLASINQQLNNYAETVAERDAQDSASFGLN, from the coding sequence ATGGCCGCTATTAGCGTAACACCAGAACAACTTAAGGAGCAAGCTCAAGTTTACACTCGTTCAAAAGAACAAATTGAGCAAGCTATCCAATCTGTAAACAGCATGAACAGTCAAATTGCTGAAGAATGGAAAGGTCAAGCTTTCAACGCTTACCTTGAACAATACAACCAACTTTACACTCAAGTTCAAAAATTTAAAGAGTTGCTTGCAAGTATCAATCAACAATTAAACAACTATGCTGAAACTGTTGCAGAACGTGACGCACAAGACTCTGCTTCATTCGGACTTAACTAA
- a CDS encoding DUF1304 domain-containing protein produces MSIITLILAALVALEHFYIMYLETFATQSKATARVFNMSEEELQRESVTNLFKNQGIYNGLIAVFLLYGIFTGNATVVVIFLLNVVLAALYGSVTADRKIIIKQGGLAILALLTFLF; encoded by the coding sequence ATGTCAATTATTACACTGATTTTAGCTGCTTTAGTAGCTTTGGAACATTTTTATATTATGTATTTAGAGACATTTGCGACACAGTCTAAAGCAACAGCGCGTGTCTTTAACATGTCAGAAGAAGAGCTGCAACGTGAATCTGTAACCAATCTATTTAAAAACCAAGGAATTTATAATGGTTTGATTGCTGTCTTTTTGCTTTACGGTATCTTTACAGGAAATGCAACTGTTGTGGTCATTTTCCTTTTGAATGTTGTTCTGGCAGCTCTTTATGGTAGTGTGACTGCTGATCGAAAAATTATTATTAAACAAGGTGGTTTAGCTATTTTAGCCTTATTAACATTTTTATTTTAA
- a CDS encoding DUF1700 domain-containing protein: MTKSEYLAKLDKYLKKLPKEDYLEAMDYFREYFDEAGPENEEEVIAELGAPKDAAHDIISRLLDEKIVEDEKSPKNRAVIIWIAILAILASPVALPLILALLMVIITILAIGIAIIAMVLALGVALLTSGVYMLVDSWSYLSIAPSTTALGVGLGLLSLGLALLALLAAGAVGKFAVKSISKLIQKAASKRRKS, from the coding sequence ATGACGAAAAGTGAGTATTTGGCAAAATTAGATAAATACCTCAAAAAATTGCCAAAAGAGGATTATCTGGAAGCAATGGACTATTTCAGAGAATATTTCGATGAAGCTGGTCCTGAAAACGAAGAAGAAGTTATTGCTGAACTTGGAGCACCAAAAGATGCAGCTCATGATATTATCAGTCGATTACTCGATGAAAAAATCGTTGAGGATGAAAAATCCCCTAAAAACAGAGCTGTCATTATCTGGATTGCTATCTTAGCTATTCTAGCTAGCCCAGTTGCCCTACCACTCATTTTGGCACTACTTATGGTTATTATTACCATTTTGGCGATTGGGATTGCCATTATAGCTATGGTACTAGCTCTAGGAGTTGCCCTTTTAACATCTGGCGTTTACATGTTGGTTGACAGTTGGTCTTACCTCAGTATCGCCCCATCAACAACAGCCTTGGGAGTTGGCTTGGGACTTCTATCACTCGGATTAGCACTACTAGCTCTTTTAGCTGCTGGTGCTGTTGGGAAATTCGCAGTAAAAAGTATCAGCAAATTAATTCAAAAAGCGGCAAGTAAAAGGAGAAAATCATGA